Proteins encoded in a region of the Mycobacterium branderi genome:
- a CDS encoding crotonase/enoyl-CoA hydratase family protein has protein sequence MGSPVSYRHDESIAVITMDDGKVNALGPAMQQALNEALDNADRDDVGAVVITGNDRVFSGGFDLKILTSGEAQPAIDMLKGGFELSHRLLSYPKPVVMACTGHAIAMGAFLLSSGDHRVAAPAYNIQANEVAIGMTIPYAALEIMKLRLTPSAYQQAAGLAKTFFGETALAAGFIDEIVLPDMVRDRAVEAAREFAGLNQKAHAATKLRTRADALAGIRAGIDGMAAEFGL, from the coding sequence ATGGGCAGCCCGGTCAGCTATCGCCACGACGAATCCATCGCAGTCATCACGATGGACGACGGCAAGGTCAACGCGTTGGGCCCTGCCATGCAGCAGGCGCTGAACGAGGCGCTCGACAACGCCGACCGCGACGACGTCGGCGCCGTGGTGATCACCGGCAACGACCGGGTGTTTTCCGGCGGGTTCGACCTGAAGATCCTGACGTCCGGCGAAGCGCAGCCCGCGATCGACATGCTCAAGGGCGGATTCGAGCTGAGCCACCGGCTGCTGTCCTACCCCAAGCCGGTGGTGATGGCCTGCACGGGCCACGCGATCGCGATGGGCGCGTTCCTGTTGTCCAGCGGCGACCACCGGGTGGCCGCGCCGGCCTACAACATTCAGGCCAACGAGGTCGCGATCGGCATGACGATTCCCTACGCGGCGCTGGAGATCATGAAGCTGCGGCTCACCCCGTCGGCGTATCAGCAAGCCGCCGGGCTGGCCAAGACGTTCTTCGGCGAAACCGCCCTCGCCGCGGGCTTTATCGACGAGATCGTGTTGCCCGACATGGTGCGCGACCGCGCCGTGGAAGCCGCCCGCGAGTTCGCCGGTCTGAACCAGAAAGCCCACGCCGCGACGAAGTTGCGGACCAGGGCCGACGCATTGGCCGGCATCCGCGCCGGAATCGACGGCATGGCAGCCGAGTTCGGGTTGTAG
- a CDS encoding molybdopterin oxidoreductase family protein — MAAPDPIAQPWGLRTPYQPGQPWPQRVDHFLADGITPESVDRWAQSAAVLHSNGDGLDIAVKDGRIVGVRGRGVDRVNHGRLDPKDMFGWQANASADRLTTPFVRDGGRLRPCDWDTAMDRIVRRSRELLDGHGPSSIGFYTSGQLFLEEYYTQGVIAHGAIGTNHVDGNTRLCTATAAEALKESFGCDGQPGSYTDVDHADVIALFGHNVAETQTVLWMRMLDRLAGDEPPAIVCVDPRRTPVALHATVHLAPLPGTNVALMNGLLHEIITHDWVDHSYIDAHTIGFDELRKRVCEFPPERVAEICGVDIDDIREAARLIGTAKRLLSTVLQGFYQSHQATAAAVQVNNIHLIRGMLGKPGCGVLQMNGQPTAENTRECGADGDLAGFRNWANGDHIAELARLWNLEPQQIPHYAPPTHAMQIFRFAEEGTLRMLWVTATNPAVSMPELARIRDILTDRRLFLVVEDIFMTETAELADVVLPAAAWGEKTGTFTNADRTVHLSEKAVEPPGSARSDLDIFLDYARRMDFRDKDGRPFPPWTDPESAFEAWKECSAGRPCDYTGLSYAKLRGGSGVQWPCNAESPDGTERLYGDAAFWAHPDYCESYGKDMVTGAPLEPSEYRAMNPSGKAIIKAAQYLPPHEPPTSTHPFTLITGRTLYHFHTRTKTARAPQLQRAAPEVWVEVAERDARRLGIQDGDVVEVRTPRGSVRCAARIGGIRDGVLFVPFHYGYWDARDRRGHHRAGNELTLTDWDPVSKQPIFKTAAAQLMPVAAKVLAGQS; from the coding sequence ATGGCCGCGCCGGATCCGATCGCACAGCCGTGGGGGCTGCGAACCCCGTATCAGCCCGGCCAGCCGTGGCCGCAGCGCGTCGACCACTTTCTTGCCGACGGCATCACGCCCGAGTCGGTGGACCGCTGGGCGCAGTCCGCGGCGGTGTTGCATTCCAACGGCGACGGCCTGGACATCGCGGTCAAGGACGGGCGCATCGTGGGGGTGCGCGGCCGCGGCGTCGACCGGGTCAACCACGGCCGGCTCGATCCCAAGGACATGTTCGGCTGGCAGGCCAACGCGTCGGCCGACCGGCTTACCACGCCGTTCGTGCGCGACGGCGGCCGGCTGCGCCCGTGTGATTGGGACACCGCGATGGACCGCATCGTGCGGCGCAGCCGCGAACTGCTCGACGGCCACGGCCCCAGTTCGATCGGCTTCTACACGTCGGGCCAGCTGTTCCTCGAGGAGTACTACACCCAGGGGGTCATCGCGCACGGCGCGATCGGCACCAACCACGTCGACGGCAACACCCGGCTGTGCACCGCGACGGCCGCCGAGGCGCTGAAGGAATCGTTCGGGTGCGACGGGCAGCCCGGCTCCTACACCGACGTCGACCACGCCGATGTCATCGCGTTGTTCGGGCACAACGTCGCCGAGACGCAGACGGTGTTGTGGATGCGCATGTTGGACCGGCTGGCCGGCGACGAGCCGCCGGCGATCGTCTGCGTCGACCCGCGGCGCACCCCGGTGGCTCTGCACGCCACCGTGCATCTGGCCCCGCTGCCGGGCACCAACGTGGCGTTGATGAACGGCCTGCTGCACGAGATCATCACGCACGACTGGGTCGACCATTCGTATATCGACGCGCACACAATCGGTTTCGACGAGCTCCGTAAGCGGGTGTGCGAGTTCCCGCCGGAGCGGGTCGCCGAGATCTGCGGAGTCGACATCGACGACATCCGCGAGGCCGCCCGGCTGATCGGCACCGCAAAGCGGCTGCTCTCGACGGTGCTGCAGGGTTTCTACCAGTCGCACCAGGCCACCGCGGCGGCGGTGCAGGTCAACAACATTCACCTGATCCGGGGCATGCTCGGCAAGCCGGGCTGCGGGGTGTTGCAGATGAACGGCCAGCCCACCGCGGAGAACACCCGGGAATGCGGCGCCGACGGGGACCTGGCCGGTTTCCGCAACTGGGCCAACGGTGACCACATCGCCGAGCTGGCACGGCTGTGGAACCTTGAGCCGCAACAGATTCCGCATTACGCGCCGCCCACCCACGCGATGCAGATCTTCCGCTTCGCCGAGGAGGGCACGCTGCGGATGCTGTGGGTGACGGCGACCAACCCGGCGGTGTCCATGCCGGAGCTGGCCCGCATCCGCGACATCCTGACGGACCGGCGGCTGTTCTTGGTCGTCGAGGACATCTTCATGACCGAGACCGCGGAGCTGGCCGACGTCGTGCTGCCCGCGGCGGCCTGGGGCGAGAAGACCGGCACCTTCACCAACGCCGACCGCACCGTGCACTTGTCCGAAAAGGCCGTCGAGCCACCGGGTTCGGCGCGGTCGGACCTCGATATCTTTCTGGACTACGCGCGGCGGATGGACTTCCGCGACAAGGACGGGCGGCCGTTCCCGCCGTGGACCGACCCCGAGTCGGCGTTCGAGGCGTGGAAGGAGTGCAGCGCCGGCCGGCCCTGCGACTATACTGGGCTGAGCTACGCGAAGTTGCGCGGCGGCAGCGGCGTCCAATGGCCCTGCAACGCAGAGAGTCCCGACGGCACCGAGCGGCTCTACGGCGACGCCGCATTCTGGGCGCATCCGGACTACTGCGAGTCCTACGGCAAGGACATGGTCACCGGCGCGCCGCTGGAGCCCAGCGAGTACCGGGCGATGAACCCCTCCGGCAAGGCGATCATTAAAGCGGCGCAATACCTTCCGCCGCATGAACCGCCGACGTCGACCCACCCGTTCACGCTGATCACCGGCCGCACCCTGTATCATTTCCACACCCGCACCAAAACGGCTCGGGCGCCGCAACTTCAGCGCGCCGCACCCGAGGTGTGGGTGGAGGTCGCGGAGCGCGACGCCCGACGGCTCGGCATCCAGGACGGCGACGTCGTCGAGGTGCGCACCCCGCGCGGCAGCGTCCGCTGTGCGGCCCGCATCGGCGGTATCCGAGACGGGGTGCTGTTCGTGCCGTTCCACTACGGCTATTGGGACGCTCGCGACCGTCGCGGGCACCACCGGGCCGGTAACGAGCTCACACTCACCGATTGGGATCCGGTGTCCAAGCAGCCGATCTTCAAAACCGCGGCAGCGCAACTGATGCCGGTCGCGGCGAAAGTCCTGGCAGGTCAATCGTGA
- a CDS encoding patatin-like phospholipase family protein, which yields MVTKTDLVLSGGGVKGIGLVGAVVALMEAGYEIPRVSGTSAGSIVGAILAAGHDQLTPEDVRHLTMTLPYRKFLDPGPIERIPLLGPAWGLLSEQGIYKGDFAHEWIRSELKNLGVSTFGDLAIDDDYVLPERRYRLVVTVADVTTGQLVRLPWDYRRLYGLDPDEQQVADAVRASMSIPFFFRTVKLTSASGLTSTLVDGGMLSNFPIDSFDRPDGKPPRWPTIGVTVLPNLPQGNDKVIPALAPLHWFGGPTLLEDLLTTMIVGRDQAYLNQPWVSARAIRVDSTDVGFLDFDISREQMEALYQKGYEAAQAFLSTWNWTQYRESYRRS from the coding sequence ATGGTCACCAAGACGGATCTGGTGCTGTCCGGCGGCGGCGTCAAAGGCATCGGCCTGGTCGGCGCCGTCGTCGCATTGATGGAGGCCGGCTACGAAATCCCGCGCGTCTCAGGTACATCGGCCGGCTCGATCGTCGGCGCCATCCTGGCAGCCGGCCACGACCAGCTGACCCCGGAAGATGTCCGGCACCTCACGATGACGCTGCCGTACCGCAAGTTCCTCGACCCCGGGCCGATCGAACGAATCCCGCTACTGGGCCCGGCCTGGGGTCTGCTCAGCGAACAAGGCATCTACAAGGGCGATTTCGCGCACGAGTGGATCCGCTCGGAGCTGAAGAACCTGGGCGTCAGCACCTTCGGGGACCTGGCCATCGACGACGACTACGTGCTGCCGGAGCGGCGCTACCGGCTGGTGGTGACCGTCGCCGACGTGACCACGGGCCAATTGGTGCGGCTGCCATGGGATTACCGCCGGCTCTACGGGTTGGACCCGGACGAGCAACAGGTCGCCGACGCCGTGCGGGCGTCGATGTCGATTCCGTTCTTCTTCCGCACCGTGAAACTCACCAGCGCCAGCGGCCTGACGTCCACTCTGGTCGACGGCGGAATGCTGTCGAACTTCCCGATCGACTCGTTCGACCGGCCCGATGGCAAACCGCCGCGCTGGCCCACGATCGGCGTCACCGTGTTGCCGAATCTGCCGCAGGGCAACGACAAAGTGATCCCCGCCCTGGCGCCGTTGCACTGGTTCGGCGGGCCGACCCTGCTCGAGGATCTGCTCACCACGATGATCGTCGGCCGCGATCAGGCCTACCTCAACCAGCCGTGGGTCAGCGCCCGGGCGATCCGGGTCGACTCCACCGACGTCGGCTTCCTCGACTTCGACATCTCCCGTGAACAAATGGAAGCGCTCTACCAAAAAGGCTACGAGGCGGCGCAGGCGTTCCTGTCCACCTGGAACTGGACGCAGTATCGGGAAAGCTATCGACGGTCTTAG
- the cynS gene encoding cyanase — protein sequence MTRNEITEQIVVARLAKGLSWQELADAIDRPVVWTTSALLGQHPIPAELGKVLVDMLGLDESAVAVLAAAPMRGGLPTAVPTDPTIYRFYEALQVYGPALKELIHEQFGDGIMSAINFSVDLQKKPHPTGDRVVVTFDGKFLPYDWVSGED from the coding sequence ATGACCAGAAACGAGATCACCGAACAGATCGTCGTCGCGCGATTGGCCAAAGGGTTGAGCTGGCAGGAGCTGGCCGACGCCATCGACCGGCCGGTGGTGTGGACCACCTCGGCGCTGCTCGGCCAGCATCCGATTCCCGCCGAGCTGGGCAAGGTGCTCGTCGACATGCTGGGGCTCGACGAGTCGGCGGTCGCGGTGCTGGCCGCCGCACCGATGCGCGGCGGCCTGCCCACCGCGGTGCCCACCGACCCGACGATCTACCGGTTCTACGAAGCCCTCCAGGTTTACGGGCCGGCGCTCAAGGAGCTGATCCACGAGCAGTTCGGCGACGGGATCATGAGCGCCATCAACTTCAGCGTCGACCTGCAGAAGAAACCACACCCGACCGGCGATCGGGTGGTGGTCACGTTCGACGGGAAATTCCTTCCCTACGACTGGGTTTCCGGAGAGGACTGA
- a CDS encoding class I SAM-dependent methyltransferase, which translates to MHQHKGDYGIDGSFKTIPAGAQFGALAVQAAALSLWAAVSWAKGKRRKAALAGAGGLGIAAHTTLYLYATRTGKFVVWDRILDGLRLQGDETVLDMGCGRGAVLVAAAKRLPRGRVIGIDLWRPDQTDNSPSATLKNADLEKVGDRIEVRTADMTALPFDDDSVDAVVSSLAIHNIPSREGRRRALREAVRVLRPGGRLAIADLWETRQHAAELRRLGWPDVQRRNLGWRMWYGGPWAATRLVTATKPG; encoded by the coding sequence ATGCACCAGCACAAGGGCGACTACGGAATCGACGGATCGTTCAAGACGATCCCGGCCGGCGCGCAGTTCGGTGCTCTGGCCGTCCAGGCCGCCGCGCTGTCGCTGTGGGCCGCCGTCAGCTGGGCGAAGGGAAAGCGGCGTAAAGCAGCGCTGGCCGGCGCCGGCGGCCTTGGAATCGCCGCCCACACAACGCTTTACCTCTATGCGACGCGGACCGGCAAGTTCGTGGTGTGGGACCGGATCCTCGACGGGCTGCGGCTGCAGGGCGACGAAACCGTGCTCGACATGGGCTGCGGCCGCGGCGCCGTGCTGGTCGCCGCGGCCAAGCGGCTGCCGCGCGGCCGCGTGATCGGAATCGACCTGTGGCGCCCCGACCAGACCGACAACTCGCCGTCGGCCACGCTGAAAAACGCGGACCTGGAGAAGGTGGGCGATCGCATCGAGGTGCGCACCGCCGACATGACCGCGCTGCCATTCGACGACGACAGCGTCGACGCGGTCGTGAGTAGCCTTGCGATTCACAACATTCCGAGCCGCGAGGGCCGCCGTCGAGCGCTGCGCGAGGCGGTTCGGGTGCTGCGCCCGGGCGGGCGGCTTGCGATCGCGGACCTCTGGGAGACCCGGCAGCATGCAGCCGAGTTGCGCCGGCTGGGCTGGCCGGATGTACAACGCCGCAACCTCGGATGGCGGATGTGGTACGGCGGACCGTGGGCGGCCACACGTCTGGTGACCGCCACCAAGCCCGGCTAG
- a CDS encoding nitroreductase family protein → METWDAIRARRNVRQYRPEPVSEADLNRIAEAGWRAPSAKNRQPWDFVIVTDRTQLQDLSTVWQGAGHIASAAAAIALVVPEPPSERRKVTDQYDVGQATMAMMLAATDLGIGTGHSSVGDQDKARSILGVPDDYLVAYLLGIGYPADRPLAPIRQPKRRPFAEVVHQGRW, encoded by the coding sequence ATGGAAACCTGGGATGCGATTCGCGCTCGGCGCAACGTGCGCCAGTATCGGCCGGAGCCGGTGTCCGAAGCCGACCTGAACCGGATCGCCGAGGCCGGATGGCGGGCGCCGTCGGCGAAGAACCGCCAGCCGTGGGACTTCGTGATTGTCACCGATCGGACTCAGCTGCAGGACCTTTCCACGGTGTGGCAGGGCGCCGGCCATATCGCCTCGGCCGCGGCCGCGATCGCCCTGGTGGTGCCGGAGCCGCCCAGCGAACGCCGCAAGGTCACCGACCAGTACGACGTCGGTCAGGCCACCATGGCGATGATGCTCGCGGCCACCGACCTCGGCATCGGCACCGGGCATTCGTCGGTGGGCGATCAGGACAAAGCGCGCAGCATCCTCGGCGTGCCCGACGATTACCTGGTGGCCTACCTGCTCGGTATCGGCTATCCGGCCGATCGCCCGCTCGCCCCGATCCGCCAGCCCAAGAGGCGGCCGTTCGCCGAGGTCGTCCACCAGGGCCGCTGGTGA
- the recC gene encoding exodeoxyribonuclease V subunit gamma: MALHLHRAERTDSLADGLGALLADPLPDPFAEELVLVPARGVERWLSQRLAQLLGVCAGVSFRSPASLIAEITGILDDDPWSPEALTWPLLEVIDCSLDEPWCRTLATHLGHFDSDDLRRGRRYSVARRLAGLFASYARQRPQLLVDWLDGRTGVDPDLAWQPELWRALVAAVPADPPHIRHQKTVARLREGPTHLPARLSLFGHTRLACTEVELLDALATHHELHLWLPHPSDELWRALHGLHGPVPRAEDTSRHAARHPLLETLGRDLRELQRGLPAHPATDEYLSGTTKPGMLLGWLQSDIAANALRPHGRVLAAGDRSVQVHSCHGPARQVDVLREVLLGLLQDDPTLEPRDIVVMCPDIETYAPLIVAGFGLGETAGDSHPAHRLRVRLADRALTQTNPLLATAAELLAIAGARATASQVLNLAQTPPVRARFKFTDDDLEAIADWVRDANIRWGFDKAHRAPYGLDHVVHNTWRFGLDRILVGVAMSDDSPDWLDTALPLDDVGSNKVELAGRLAEFVARLQSAVDALTGARPLTEWLDALLAGVAQLTTAEEAWQAGQLQREFANVLQQAGSRADTLLRLPDARALLAGHLAGRPTRANFRTGTLTVCTMVPMRSVPHRVVCLLGLDDGVFPRVHLPDGDDVLARRPMTGERDIRSEDRQLLLDAVCAASETLVITYTGADEHTGHHRPPAVPLVELLDALDQTTEEPVRGRIVVEHPLQPFDLRNVTPGALVPDQPFTFDPTALVAAKAAAGQRYPKQPFLANPLPEPPPDDVVLADLLRFFKDPVKGFFGALDFALPADVDEIKDDMPVDINALEAWTVGDRMLHDMLRGLHPDTAAHREWRRGALPPGKLGMRKAREIRDQAKQLAAAALTLRHGEPDAHDVDVELDGERRLTGTVSDVFGDHTVSVTYSKLNCKHLLQAWIPLVALAAHQPERPWRASCIGRDKRANRILHRVLVPPPDPVGVLRDLVLLYDNGQREPLPLPLRASYAWADAREHGNDPLDAALRRWKSTNHYKGEAEDEAHKYVWPHGRLEDILGTPRPGEEVDGEDTRLGALAARLWLPLIRAERDPH; the protein is encoded by the coding sequence ATGGCGCTTCATCTCCACCGTGCCGAACGTACCGATTCGCTCGCTGACGGGCTCGGTGCCCTGCTGGCCGACCCGCTGCCGGACCCGTTCGCCGAGGAACTGGTGCTGGTCCCGGCGCGCGGGGTCGAGCGGTGGCTGAGCCAGCGCCTCGCACAGCTGCTCGGTGTGTGCGCGGGGGTGTCGTTTCGCAGCCCGGCTTCGCTGATCGCCGAGATCACCGGGATCCTCGACGACGATCCGTGGTCGCCGGAGGCCCTGACGTGGCCGCTGCTGGAGGTCATCGACTGCTCGCTCGACGAGCCGTGGTGTCGCACGCTGGCAACGCATCTGGGCCACTTCGACAGCGACGACTTGCGGCGCGGCCGGCGCTATTCGGTGGCGCGACGGCTCGCGGGACTGTTCGCCTCGTACGCCCGGCAGCGCCCGCAGTTGCTCGTCGACTGGCTCGACGGGCGCACCGGCGTCGATCCCGACCTGGCCTGGCAGCCGGAATTGTGGCGGGCGCTGGTCGCGGCGGTGCCAGCCGACCCGCCGCACATCCGGCATCAGAAAACCGTCGCCCGGCTGCGCGAGGGCCCGACCCATCTGCCGGCACGGCTGTCGTTGTTCGGGCACACCCGGCTGGCATGCACCGAGGTGGAGTTGCTCGACGCGCTCGCCACTCACCACGAACTGCACCTGTGGCTGCCGCATCCCAGCGACGAGCTGTGGCGGGCATTGCACGGTCTGCACGGCCCCGTGCCCCGCGCCGAGGACACCAGCCGCCACGCGGCGCGCCATCCGCTGCTCGAAACGCTCGGCCGGGATCTGCGCGAGCTGCAACGCGGCCTTCCGGCTCACCCCGCGACCGACGAATACCTCAGCGGCACAACGAAACCCGGCATGTTGCTAGGCTGGCTGCAGTCCGACATCGCGGCCAACGCGCTGCGCCCGCACGGCCGCGTACTGGCCGCCGGTGACCGCTCTGTGCAGGTGCACAGCTGCCACGGCCCGGCCCGGCAGGTCGACGTCCTGCGCGAGGTGCTGCTCGGCCTCCTGCAGGACGACCCGACGCTGGAGCCGCGCGACATCGTGGTGATGTGCCCGGACATCGAGACCTATGCGCCGTTGATCGTCGCCGGCTTCGGGCTCGGCGAGACCGCCGGCGACAGCCACCCGGCGCACCGGCTGCGGGTTCGGCTCGCCGACCGCGCGCTCACCCAGACCAACCCGTTGCTCGCGACGGCCGCGGAGCTGCTCGCCATCGCGGGCGCCCGGGCCACCGCCAGCCAGGTGCTCAACCTCGCCCAAACCCCGCCGGTGCGTGCCCGATTCAAGTTCACCGACGACGACCTCGAGGCCATCGCCGACTGGGTACGGGACGCCAACATCCGCTGGGGCTTCGACAAGGCCCACCGCGCGCCCTACGGTCTCGACCACGTCGTGCACAACACCTGGCGGTTCGGGCTCGACCGCATCCTGGTCGGGGTGGCGATGTCCGACGACTCCCCGGACTGGCTGGACACCGCGCTGCCGCTCGACGACGTCGGCAGCAACAAGGTGGAACTCGCCGGCCGGCTCGCCGAGTTCGTCGCCCGCCTGCAATCCGCCGTCGACGCGTTGACCGGCGCCCGGCCACTCACCGAATGGCTCGACGCGCTGCTGGCCGGGGTGGCGCAGCTCACCACCGCCGAAGAGGCGTGGCAGGCGGGACAGCTCCAGCGCGAGTTCGCAAACGTGTTGCAGCAGGCCGGTTCTCGCGCTGACACGCTGCTGCGGCTGCCCGACGCGCGGGCGCTGCTGGCCGGGCATCTGGCCGGACGACCCACCCGGGCGAACTTCCGCACCGGCACGCTGACGGTGTGCACGATGGTGCCGATGCGCTCGGTCCCGCACCGGGTGGTGTGTCTGCTCGGGCTCGACGACGGGGTCTTTCCGCGGGTTCACCTGCCCGACGGCGACGACGTGCTGGCCCGCCGCCCGATGACGGGTGAGCGCGACATCCGGTCGGAGGACCGGCAATTGCTGCTCGACGCCGTCTGCGCGGCAAGCGAGACGCTGGTGATCACCTATACCGGCGCCGACGAACACACCGGCCATCATCGCCCGCCGGCGGTGCCGCTGGTCGAGCTGCTCGACGCGCTGGACCAGACCACCGAAGAGCCGGTGCGCGGACGCATCGTCGTCGAACATCCATTGCAGCCGTTCGACCTTCGCAACGTCACCCCCGGCGCCTTGGTGCCCGATCAGCCGTTCACCTTCGATCCCACCGCACTGGTGGCAGCGAAAGCCGCTGCCGGGCAACGATATCCGAAGCAGCCATTCCTGGCGAACCCCTTGCCCGAGCCGCCACCAGATGACGTCGTGCTGGCCGACCTGCTCAGGTTCTTCAAAGATCCGGTCAAGGGCTTCTTCGGCGCGCTCGATTTCGCCCTGCCCGCCGACGTCGACGAGATCAAAGACGACATGCCCGTCGACATCAATGCCCTGGAGGCGTGGACGGTCGGCGACCGGATGCTGCACGACATGCTGCGCGGCCTGCACCCCGACACCGCGGCGCACCGCGAGTGGCGTCGCGGAGCGCTGCCGCCCGGCAAGCTCGGCATGCGCAAAGCACGCGAAATCCGCGACCAGGCAAAGCAATTAGCGGCGGCTGCCTTGACGCTTCGCCACGGTGAGCCCGACGCGCACGACGTCGACGTCGAACTTGACGGTGAGCGCCGGCTGACCGGCACCGTCTCGGACGTCTTCGGCGACCACACGGTCTCGGTGACGTACTCCAAGCTGAACTGCAAGCATCTGCTGCAGGCGTGGATCCCGTTGGTGGCGTTGGCGGCTCACCAGCCCGAGCGGCCGTGGCGGGCGTCGTGCATCGGCCGCGACAAGCGAGCCAACCGGATCCTGCACCGGGTGCTGGTCCCACCACCGGACCCGGTCGGCGTGCTGCGCGACTTGGTCCTGCTCTACGACAACGGCCAGCGCGAGCCGCTGCCCCTGCCGCTGCGGGCCTCATACGCGTGGGCCGACGCGCGCGAGCACGGAAACGACCCGTTGGATGCCGCGCTGCGGCGGTGGAAATCCACCAACCACTACAAGGGGGAAGCCGAAGACGAGGCGCACAAATACGTGTGGCCGCATGGGCGGCTCGAGGACATCCTGGGCACACCACGCCCCGGTGAGGAAGTCGACGGCGAGGACACCCGGCTGGGCGCGCTGGCCGCACGGCTATGGCTGCCGCTGATTCGGGCCGAACGGGACCCGCACTGA